Proteins encoded together in one Rana temporaria chromosome 6, aRanTem1.1, whole genome shotgun sequence window:
- the LOC120942966 gene encoding serine protease 33-like, which translates to MITVLILITTAGNAFGAEDISVCGSPSVSSRIVGGTDALDGVWPWQVAVRNKELNGEYLCGGSLISQEWVMTAAHCIHHPIRVPNYKVYLGMHRLYVISPHTVVADVRTIIVNSQYTNSESAGDIALLRLATPVSYTKYVMPISLPSSTTIFPCGTECWLTGWGARYSAGSVVLYATLQEVMVPLIDRNTCQKMFYNGKDDITIQYDQICAGYKNGGKDSCQGDSGGPLVCKVRGVWYQVGIVSSGMECAAPNLPGVYTLVTAYQTWISTYLNVPFNDVSNIPTPTRTCGESLFNTGYTNDLLPTSSFSRHRWVILVPTILLMTLIQWFSTL; encoded by the exons ATGATCACTGTACTCATTCTAATAACCACAG CCGGAAATGCTTTTGGTGCTGAAGATATTTCAGTGTGCGGTTCCCCCTCGGTGTCCAGTCGGATAGTTGGCGGTACAGATGCGTTGGATGGGGTGTGGCCCTGGCAGGTCGCTGTTAGAAATAAAGAATTAAATGGAGAATATTTATGTGGGGGATCCCTGATCTCACAGGAGTGGGTTATGACGGCAGCGCATTGCATCCACCA TCCTATCCGGGTACCGAATTATAAAGTATATTTGGGCATGCACCGGCTGTATGTGATCAGCCCTCATACAGTTGTTGCCGATGTAAGGACTATCATTGTCAATAGTCAATATACAAACAGTGAGAGCGCTGGAGACATCGCCCTGTTGCGACTGGCCACTCCTGTCTCCTATACTAAGTACGTCATGCCAATCTCTCTGCCATCTTCCACTACCATCTTTCCCTGTGGAACGGAGTGCTGGCTTACTGGCTGGGGTGCAAGATATTCTGCAG GGAGTGTAGTTTTATATGCGACCCTCCAGGAGGTCATGGTTCCTCTAATAGACCGCAATacatgtcaaaaaatgttttacaatggaaaagatgacatcaccatccAGTACGATCAGATCTGTGCCGGCTACAAGAATGGGGGGAAGGACTCCTGCCAG GGGGACTCAGGAGGACCTCTGGTGTGTAAGGTCCGGGGCGTATGGTACCAGGTCGGAATTGTGAGTTCTGGAATGGAATGCGCAGCCCCCAACCTCCCCGGGGTGTACACACTGGTGACAGCCTACCAAACCTGGATCAGCACCTACCTGAACGTTCCATTCAATGATGTGTCAAATATCCCGACACCAACGAGGAcatgtggagaaagtctcttcaACACGGggtacaccaatgatcttttaccAACATCCAGCTTTTCACGCCATCGCTGGGTTATCCTGGTCCCAActattcttctgatgactctaatacagtggttctcaaccctctag